GTCTGGTGATCTGCCTGTCAGAGATCTCAGGGGAAATATGGATCCTCTGTTTTAATTCATGTCTTAGAGATCCAGAAGCCCAGCCTCTGAAAATATGGATCCTCTGTTTTAATTCATGTCTTTGGGGATTAATTTCTCAGAGATCTCAGGGAGATAAGGGTTAAACGAATTAAAAGTTGTAGTCTTTTGTCAAATCAAATGGCTAGGAAATTTCAGGTTTCCACAACACGTATTTTTGGCAACACAAGCGACTCAAATTATATTTAGATTACAAAAGAGGAATGCCCTACCAAAAACCAAAATTCTGGAAGAGCTCATTCACCGCTCGCCGGCGGTCCCGGCCACGTGCTGATCCGCTCCTTCTCGTACTTGACGTAcagcgcggcggccgcggcgacgGTGTACACCTGCAGGAACAACGTCGCGGGCTGGTGGTACTTCACCAGGGCCTGCCCCGAGCCCAGCTCCACGAGCAGCAGCGCGGCCAGCCCCACAGCCGCGAGCGCGCCGTTGAGCCGCTCGCTGTACGCGGTGAACCCGAACTCGACGGGTGCGCCGAGGCGCGACCGGGCCTCCCGCAGCGGCACCGGCGGGAGCGTCACGGCGCTGGCGGAAGACGCGGCCGCGGCCTTCTTCTTGCGCGCGCCCCGCTTCTTGGGCCCGACGCGGGACTTGATCCGCAGGACGCGCTCCTCGAAGTCGTCGTCCGCGGTGGCCGTCTTGGTGGTGGCTGGGGCCGGCGGCTGCTCCTGTTCAGCGGCGGCGTCCTGGCCGGAGGAGGCCGCGCGGGGAGGGGAAAGCAGTAGCAGGGCGCGGAGGGTGGTGGTGGGGGCGAAGGGGCTGGAGAGCAGCGTCGCCATTGCTCCTCCCCTGGGCGCGTGCACGCACCAGCGCTTCATAGCGCGCGGGCGGTGCGTCGTCTCCTCTTGGCTTGCCTCGCCTCGCCTCTGGTTTTGGATAGGATCTTGGCTTGGCTGGTAGGCGAGTGGCTCCGGTGGCTGTAGGGCTGGTAATAGGTCAGGTCGATCCGGTGGAGCAAAACTATACTCAATCCTATACCCGTTAGTCTCGGCCTGATCTGAACCTGTAATGGTACACGGACTAAAACTGGCATTTAAACCTGTACTTATCGGGTGCCCAGCGTGTTTCAGGTGTCCATTGAGTTTTTTTAGCTGTAGCATTCTTTAGCATACTGCATACAATAATTTGTAACATCTATCTGTTCTATTAGATTTTTACTATCAGCTCATCTAAAGATGATATGCATCTGCATCAGTATTCAATATGTTTGTGCTTACAGTAATTATAGATATTACTAGTAACACGGAATTACGAACATATCATGTATTTCATATTATCACAATGGaataaatatgcatatgcaGCATATTGATTCAGAAAATTAGAACAATAAATCAGTGCCAATCACTTGTGCCAAATTAGTTTATCAGTGCTATTCTCAGTACCGAATCAGTGCCAATCACTAGTGgttgaaaaaaaggaaagatatTTGCATATCACAAGAGTCGATGGAAGATTTATGTCCACTGGCCTCacaaaaatcaaatcttttCAGAGATTAGCAGCAAAGATGAACCGGTGCTTTGGAGAGATTTGTGAGGATTTGTCTCAGAAAAACAAATTCTTCTATATGGACTTACAAACCAAAGGCTTACAACTATGAGAACTTGCATAAGAAAACCATACCTTC
The nucleotide sequence above comes from Phragmites australis chromosome 4, lpPhrAust1.1, whole genome shotgun sequence. Encoded proteins:
- the LOC133916371 gene encoding uncharacterized protein LOC133916371, whose product is MKRWCVHAPRGGAMATLLSSPFAPTTTLRALLLLSPPRAASSGQDAAAEQEQPPAPATTKTATADDDFEERVLRIKSRVGPKKRGARKKKAAAASSASAVTLPPVPLREARSRLGAPVEFGFTAYSERLNGALAAVGLAALLLVELGSGQALVKYHQPATLFLQVYTVAAAAALYVKYEKERISTWPGPPASGE